The proteins below come from a single Kitasatospora sp. NBC_00315 genomic window:
- a CDS encoding YciI family protein yields MMIVELALTLDPERLAARPAHREKLAVLHADGRLIAAGPWEGDTGALLLFDVERPELELILDADPYYRTPGVEVAAVREWNPVFGLSR; encoded by the coding sequence ATGATGATCGTCGAACTCGCCCTCACACTCGATCCGGAACGTCTCGCCGCGCGCCCGGCCCACCGGGAGAAGCTGGCCGTCCTGCACGCGGACGGGCGGCTGATCGCCGCCGGGCCCTGGGAGGGGGACACCGGCGCCCTGCTGCTGTTCGACGTCGAGCGACCGGAGTTGGAGCTCATCCTCGACGCCGACCCGTACTACAGGACGCCCGGCGTCGAGGTGGCGGCCGTCCGCGAGTGGAACCCGGTGTTCGGCCTGTCCCGCTGA
- a CDS encoding MerR family transcriptional regulator: MRIGDAAAAAGATPRALRLYEQRGLLPPPVRTSSGQREYGPGEIARVRVIRELLALGLTIEDLRGCADRLHLLGQDPPPRCGSVEPGSPGSGVVGRRLAALDAEIDRLAHLRESLALHASGALTRRPSGTG; encoded by the coding sequence ATGCGGATCGGCGACGCGGCAGCTGCGGCCGGGGCCACACCGAGGGCGCTGAGGCTCTACGAGCAGCGCGGACTCCTGCCCCCGCCCGTCCGGACGTCCTCCGGGCAACGGGAGTACGGGCCGGGCGAGATCGCCCGCGTGCGGGTCATCCGCGAGCTGCTGGCCCTCGGGCTCACCATCGAGGACCTGCGCGGCTGCGCCGACCGCCTGCACCTGCTCGGCCAGGACCCGCCGCCCCGGTGCGGCTCCGTCGAACCCGGCTCGCCCGGCTCCGGGGTCGTCGGCCGCAGGCTGGCGGCCCTCGACGCCGAGATCGACCGGCTGGCCCACCTGCGCGAGAGCCTCGCCCTGCACGCCTCCGGCGCTCTCACGCGGCGGCCCTCCGGAACCGGTTGA
- a CDS encoding NADP-dependent oxidoreductase, which yields MTEALPRTSREVRLATVPEGLPGREHLAVVETPLPVPGAGQVLVRNRHFLVFPGLRTLIGGEVEGVPLPPLRSGDVLFGPAVGEVVAAAAGSPLRIGDMVSHLLGWREYALVAAADCTPLDGTLPDPVAHLSPGSAAYGALTRLAEVRAGDTVLVTGAAGAVGSLAGQIARLLGAGRVIGTTGSPAKADRLVAELGYDAVLLRGGEPIAAQLAKAAPEGVDVLVDTVAGDQLVAALGAARQGARFVLVGTLSGQLSAQLAGGSAPVEIDAFRLVVKGVSLRGYSGADHPDVEREWTGRFGDWLRSGEIRFPHTRIAGIDRAPQALQEMIEGRHFGAVVVEP from the coding sequence GTGACCGAAGCCCTGCCCCGTACGTCCCGCGAAGTCCGACTCGCCACCGTCCCCGAGGGGCTGCCCGGGAGGGAGCACCTCGCGGTCGTCGAGACGCCCCTGCCCGTGCCCGGGGCGGGCCAGGTCCTGGTCAGGAACCGGCACTTCCTGGTCTTCCCCGGCCTGCGGACGCTGATCGGCGGGGAGGTCGAGGGCGTGCCACTGCCGCCGCTGCGCAGCGGGGACGTGCTGTTCGGGCCCGCCGTCGGCGAGGTCGTGGCCGCGGCGGCGGGGAGCCCGCTGCGCATCGGCGACATGGTGTCCCACCTGCTCGGCTGGCGGGAGTACGCCCTGGTCGCCGCCGCGGACTGCACCCCGCTGGACGGCACCCTGCCCGATCCCGTCGCCCACCTCTCCCCCGGGTCGGCCGCCTACGGCGCCCTGACCCGGCTCGCCGAGGTCCGCGCGGGCGACACCGTCCTCGTCACCGGCGCGGCGGGAGCCGTGGGATCGCTCGCCGGGCAGATCGCCCGGTTGCTGGGCGCCGGAAGGGTGATCGGCACCACCGGCTCGCCCGCGAAGGCCGACCGCCTGGTTGCCGAACTCGGCTACGACGCGGTCCTGCTGCGTGGGGGCGAGCCGATCGCGGCGCAGCTCGCGAAGGCCGCGCCGGAGGGTGTCGACGTCCTGGTGGACACCGTGGCCGGCGATCAACTGGTCGCGGCACTCGGTGCGGCCCGGCAGGGCGCGCGGTTCGTCCTGGTCGGAACGCTGTCCGGGCAGCTGTCGGCGCAACTGGCCGGTGGCAGCGCACCGGTGGAGATCGACGCCTTCCGCCTGGTCGTCAAGGGCGTCTCGCTGCGCGGATACAGCGGCGCCGACCACCCGGACGTGGAGCGGGAGTGGACCGGCCGCTTCGGCGACTGGCTGCGCTCCGGAGAGATCCGCTTCCCCCACACCCGGATCGCGGGCATCGATCGCGCGCCGCAGGCGTTGCAGGAGATGATCGAGGGCAGGCACTTCGGCGCCGTCGTCGTGGAACCGTAG
- a CDS encoding agmatine/peptidylarginine deiminase: protein MTTPAVLGYRMPAEWAPHDRTWMAFPTANQTFDSAEHLHAARLAWAEVANTLVRYEPVTLVVNTGESEDARRYVAEQVELVERPLDDAWMRDIGPSFLIDGKGGIAATDWVFNGWGAQSWASWEKDRHVAEAVTGLAGVRRFASRLINEGGGIHVDGEGTVLVTETVQLGEGRNADWTREEVEAELHAQLGTTKAVWLPRGLTRDYDEFGTRGHIDIVASFVRPGVVVAHVQPDPSHPDHEVCKDLVTILRTSTDAGGRTLQVIELPAPTVLFDEDDEPVDYSYVNHYVANGVVVLCAFGDPRDQQAADILGEAYPGRTVELVDAREIFANGGGIHCITQQQPTA, encoded by the coding sequence ATGACCACTCCCGCCGTGCTCGGCTACCGGATGCCCGCCGAATGGGCCCCGCACGACCGCACCTGGATGGCCTTCCCCACCGCCAACCAGACCTTCGACAGCGCCGAGCACCTGCACGCCGCCCGCCTCGCCTGGGCCGAGGTCGCCAACACCCTCGTCCGGTACGAGCCGGTGACGCTGGTCGTCAACACCGGTGAGAGCGAGGACGCCCGCAGGTACGTCGCCGAGCAGGTCGAGCTCGTGGAGCGACCGCTGGACGACGCCTGGATGCGGGACATCGGCCCGAGCTTCCTCATCGACGGCAAGGGCGGGATCGCCGCCACCGACTGGGTGTTCAACGGGTGGGGCGCGCAGTCCTGGGCGAGCTGGGAGAAGGACCGGCACGTCGCGGAGGCCGTGACCGGCCTGGCCGGCGTGCGGCGCTTCGCCTCCCGTCTCATCAACGAGGGCGGCGGCATCCACGTCGACGGCGAGGGCACCGTCCTGGTCACCGAGACGGTCCAGCTCGGCGAGGGCCGCAACGCCGACTGGACCAGGGAGGAGGTGGAGGCCGAACTGCACGCCCAGCTGGGCACCACCAAGGCCGTCTGGCTGCCGCGCGGACTCACCCGCGACTACGACGAGTTCGGCACCCGCGGCCACATCGACATCGTCGCCTCCTTCGTCCGGCCGGGCGTCGTGGTCGCCCACGTCCAGCCCGACCCCTCGCACCCCGACCACGAGGTCTGCAAGGACCTGGTCACCATCCTGCGGACCTCCACGGACGCCGGTGGCCGCACCCTCCAGGTCATCGAACTCCCGGCCCCGACCGTGCTGTTCGACGAGGACGACGAGCCCGTCGACTACTCCTACGTCAACCACTACGTCGCCAACGGCGTGGTCGTCCTGTGCGCCTTCGGCGACCCGCGCGACCAGCAGGCCGCCGACATCCTGGGCGAGGCCTACCCCGGCCGGACGGTGGAGCTCGTGGACGCCCGCGAGATCTTCGCCAACGGAGGCGGCATCCACTGCATCACCCAGCAGCAGCCGACTGCCTGA